GGTTTAGGAaacagagttgattttgcgcTGTTGGAAAATGGaatgaaacaaagcaaaagctaCTCTGTTCTAATTGAttaggatttaaatttcatcgaactgaagaggtactataggtactttgggccttaggaggatatataTTATCTATTTGGTCGTAGCTCGTCTGACTTGGACCACAGTCCAGGTGTATACAGTAGTGTTTTAGTAGTTCGGGCCGCACTGGATCGTAGTAAGGGTGCTAACAAGCGCTCCCGGGCCGCTCACCGTGCTATATTACGTGCTTTAGAAAACTGGGCGTTAGTCCTGTTCAGTAATGAGAGCTCTACACTTTGTTATATGTTACGTTACGAGTACAAGTTACAACACTTTTTTATTTAgccatatacctacttatatacctGTGCAAAAATTGTCTGACTTCTGAAGGTAGTGTCTTAATCGGATTTTTGAGCACACTCTTATTTAGATACTAACTCTGAAGGCCTATATATTAGCCGTGTTATGTTATTACCAGACATAGGAATCCGCGGGGCAAATTGTGAATTAAGACTTTATGTTTGTGCACTTTTGGTACtaaattacaacaaaatttaaacgattaaaaactaatttttaaCTATTTGTTGATCTAACCCAAAGGTCGCTTTGGGGCTTATTCTAAATTATGGTATTGGTATGGTGGTAAAATAGTCTCGACTTCATGCCTTAATTATACCTTTAGAATATGGGTCTATCCCGTACGCTTCGTCTACTTCGGGCCCCTCAAGGAATCCATCCTGTCTTTTTCGATCTTGTCGTTAGTCCCATAGGCAACTCTATGAGGTAAAGAacattacggcccaaagaatctggaactttctggatgcaacgggcattagtaatgaactttaaaagggccgtcacaatagatcaatGATGGTCGATACGACAGTCAAAATCCCGTAAcaacacaaataataataatagtacgttgatcattgtcccgatagtcgtttcagtgaacggtttaatagcgaagagtctcgaccaacatctcgagagactctcgctaggtggttggatcaagggacagatgcagaaggcggtgatcttggacacggcgcggatagtacgtcggttcctctctctgtagccctgaccaccggtagcttgggccttgccccgctgctggcggcaccctaggttaggttttttataatgtgtttatatgtattttttattgttttgtaagtgtttttatattttacttttatattaatattataaaaaccctagcctaagagaatgatgaataaaggaatagtacgtcggttcctcactctgcggccctgaccaccggcagcttgggccctgccccgctgccggtggcaccctaggttaggttttttataatgtgtttatatgtattttttattgttttgtaagtgtttttatattttacttttatattcatattataaataacctagcctaagaagaaagattaaataaataataattaatagtcTCTTAGGGTTTATATAGTAGGGCGATAGTAGTACCAACATTTACACATTTTTGACATTCAGGATCATCCCCaaaatcatcaaaataataaaagaaagGAATTAAAATTAACcggttttaattgttttttattttcgaGTTTGAACTTCACATCACATGTTATATACGTTAATCGTATTAACCATTGattaacacgcgtattcgggaaacgaaataatcacaagatctagagacgatatagagatcaactagatttacattagatatcgactagatgtgacttagatatctaagtcagtcataacttgtcgaaatcgttcaatgacctccagaatcgcggaaacttcaaatttgacatatctatcttacaaatatctttaaattatccatatcgtaacttgttgaggtctagtagagatctgattcattttcagaatcgagccgtaagtgtGATGCGTCACAACCCACTTCAGTCAGCTGCATCAGAAACGCTTCGTAACGGTCCGGTTTGGTCTTCAGACAATGTTCTTCCTGGGTCGAAGGCAATATGCTGAGGACGTTTGTGCAGAAATTTATTGACGCTTGGGTGTGGTCAGCATTCTGAAAACAAGGAAGATGCGTATGAACGTTTTGTGCCAATGTTTTCACGAATGTGAGGGGCTGTCAGATTCATTAGAGAAATGCGGAGCGAAAATAGGTTTGTATTAtagtgcagaaagaccttagcgaattTGGCGCCGTCGACttgacagaaacggctttggacagagtaagtggcatggcggtctttggtgtcggaggcaaggatccacttcgggtcgttgcgctacagaagtaagtaagtaggtattataatgCTTGAAATAGCAGATTGTTCGAGGAGTCGAGGTCTGCTTCATATACTTAACCGTCATAAATTGGAAAACTAAAAATATCTAGAAAACTTTCAAACTCGGGGGGCAAGATTTTTTCTCCAATCAATAACTCTTTAGCTGTAGTACAATATGAGGATTGCAGATAATCACCCCCTTCAGGCTTCATAAAAGTTGCCATAACTTTTATGAAGCCTTAATGCATTAACATTCATtgtgtatattttgatttttgacaaaTGAACCAACTATAGTCTAAAGGTCAATACCTAGGACGATTAAGAAGCAATGTATATGACTTACTTCATAAGTAACAATAGCAGCCACGCTCACTCGCTGTAACTGCATCAGTTCGCATCGCCTAATATGCGCATGCACATCTTGAAGCAACTCGTCGACAGATACGCCATCTCCTGTCAGAAGGTCGACAACTTTGGTCGCGCTATGCGAACACGCACCAAGAACATCACACACTTCCACCCATACTTCGACGCCGTGTTCTGTAAATTTAATCAGCTGGTTCTTAATAAGAACATCAATACCGAGGAATAATAAcgttaaagtgacatttgaaAACTTCATTAATTTTTGAGGGACCGTAATGACATCACATAATTTCGTGATTTTTACCCCTGCCCCCTCCTTTGGACATTTGgtctggtgtgacgtcacatatttGGCAATTTTGTTTGTAACGAAATCAGCATATTATAATAGAAATTCTATGACACGAGACCGATAATAATATTTTACGAACAATAACGCTATATCGTTTCAAAAACTAGCCTATACGTTTTATTAATCTGTGCCTATACATATCAAAACAATTTTTGGATACAAGTGAAGTAAAGTAACGTCACATAGTTTGTTCCTCCCCCCCTCTCCCGTGTCACAACCTCACAACAGGTCACATTTTCTggaccccctaaacgtgtgacgtaagtaggagcattccacgggctgtcccgtacaaacgcattttatttcctgtgttgcgacttttttctcggcatttaaagcaggcgattatttttctgtgcatatttttgaccatttgtcatagaaaaggaaactcttatacctttaaatcttcagaaacttcgcgtttgtacgggacaacggtagacaatttcatggaatgctccaagtaatggatgatcccttagTAGGTTTTCCAATGGCACTTATTGCTatttaagggctgatttagacggtgcgcgagattgcatgcgattttggttacattgcggattgttggttacgtccaattcaacagaccgattgtaattgtaattgtaattgtaatttattgtgtaatagaTTAAAGCTAAGTATGTACAGCACATTAAAAACCCGCATCAAAACCCGCATCGTAATAAAAATCGCAAGGGAGTTCGCACGCCGTAAGTGTGATGTGGCAGTTATGTAAATAGATATAGTActtaatacctatacctatacagGTAAAAAGCGTATAAGGGATATCAAAAATATCTGGATTAAAAGCTAGCacttgtcacagaataaataataatactaagtaaagaagactcactctctaataacaaaacgcgtctgttacgatcagcacatatatggccgctaggtggcgatagcgccacgcgcggcttatggcaaaccccaaaattggggccgaatggatgcacttttagctacctgtagcaaagcgacgaaatcgcggagtgagacacgcctgcacTTGTTTTATTTGTCAATGGAGACTTACCCATAAAAGGCAGGAAGGTTTCCACAGCCAAGTGGTCAGCGAAAGCCCCCAGCACCAGCGAGCTGTTGACCCCCACTCGGCAGCGGAACGTGTAGTAGAGGGGGGTATCGCCGTCCACCACGGCTAGGGTGCTAATGCGGAAGAGCGTCTTCAGTGCTGTGCCGGTGTCTGGCGTTACCTGAGCAAGCAAGGAAAAAAGGTTTTAAAAATAGTTTCTGAATACAGCTCTTATTGTGCTCTCGCTGATCGTTTTTCTTCGCTTTATTAAGGTATTCTCTCGATGTTTTCCtacaccgaaaagcaactgataaatattaaatgactttttGTACAGAGAAACACATGGTGTCGAGTCGAGGTAGGATATTCATATCGGTTCACCGACGACCTCCGGTTCTTTGCACGCCTTAAGGTTCTTCAACTACAATCCCTACTAAtagcattataaaaaaaattggtaggtagTATCAGTAAAACGCAGCGGCGTAGTGAGCAAGTACCTACGTAAAACGTCGTCAATCCCGATCTCGGCCctgccacagaataagtaatgccCTGCAAAGTAACTCTCACCATTACGTTATTTGCCCTCGGAATCCCATTTATTTTGAAGAACACATCAGCATAAACGGTTCCTTCACTCTCACAGTCTAGAATGTGGGTGCAACCACACTCCACTACGAATCTCGCACGGCCAGCAGCTGCTGGCATCTCGGCTGTGATCTGCCGCCATTCCGTCTCGTTTGAGAAGTCGGTTAAGTAGTAGAGGAAGTTCTCTTCGAGGGAGAAGATTGTTAATGTTTCGGTGAGAGGTACTCCATGCTGAAAAGGATACAAATAAGGATTTTAAGTTGaaggcacagacaaaacattctctgccacgcatacggtaattttactccatgttcgagtcgaaactgtctttgtgtgacgtccgtgtgtTTGAACGgtccaatcacggcacgggacttcgctcacctcgtcccgcgcacccccgcatttttggcatcatcggttgcatgaagtaattgctctaaactcggtctagaggatagTCTATGATTGAAGgtaacttatttctaaagcagCCTCAACTCATGGGCCACTGTCTTTCGCAATCACTCTGCAGAGTAAATGACTGATCGCCCCTTACTCGATGCTCATGAGATGAAAGCCTAAATTACCTAGCCTAAGGCCAAGCGagcaccacgactttttgtcgcgcgataatttagtcgcagaaatgtaacgtatgtgtttatatggcagtgcacgcatatgcgacaaaaaaatcgcagcgattttaaaattgtgatttgtcacatttttccgcgactgctcgcgacgcgattgtcgcaaagtgaattgcagcatacggagttgtatggccccgcgcgcactgcgataataaaatcgcacccggacctcagtcggcatttcgcttcccaagcgtcaacatatcggaacctgcttctccaatggagtcacaagatgagacgctagatgttgaccgtttaattatagaaatagaaggagatcacctttgtggtatattagtaaatactcaaagtcatacagcgattgcatattgtttcacgacaagcgactggtacgaaatccatgtcgagaatgaacaaatcgtcgactttacATCGCAGTGCGctcagtgaattttctgcgataaattacagcgcgattctaaaatcgtgtcgcaaaaatttaaatcgtggtgcgcgcttggcctaagtTCACTTTTATGTAGACTATCTTCACTCAAAAGCTCtaatattaagtacttattatgcatgaaaaactttacaaaaaaaatacatgataAACACAACACATTTAACTTATGATGTGAACAAAACTttattacttaagtattaagaaaattaacaaaatgaaaGCGTGTGAAGTTCACTTCGAACACTTGATTTGCTTAGttacttctgctgttgactgtaccatTTGCATAATCGCTTCAAATAACAAAGAATAACGTCACAAAAATGCGGCAAAATCTAAATCATTCCAGATATTAAAAGGGTCAAGCAAACATAAACCACAAAAATAAAAGTGAAATATTTCACTGCAAAGCCCTCGCGAGCTCGAAATGGCTTTATTTATATCAATCTTGATGTGGAATGGCGCTTTAAAACGTACTTGAGCTGTATTATGTTCATTTGCTCATGTATTAATGGTATTTATTTTTACCCCCGACAGAACAAAAATAGTAggtcgtaacttgaactaacaaacgcgcgctattgcgacctagtttgtagttaatagattccaaaaaatcgacgatgtttcaactctcctctgtcacaactcaacTCGGTCTCCCCTAAGATCGATTTATCATTAAATATTGATGATGATATGaatttatatagaaaatagAGGAAGTTTTAGAAATTTGTCTCTAGAGCTTTCATGAAATTATAGTAATAGTCATAGGGAAGTATTCAGAAAACTAAAACATGATACCAACGTGTCAATATTAGCTAGTATTATGCATTGGCTTCTAATACTTTGTACCACCTTTGTACTTTTTTACCACGACCCAAAAACTTAACTGCTAGGACGGTCTTCAGTAAAATCAATAGGTATAAATAACATACCTGGCAATCTTGGCAAGTGTCATTCAGGACATGCTTCTGAGACTCCAAATACTCTTCGGACGCGAAATACCAGGTCAGAGAGCAGGTCGGCGTCACGTCGCTGGCGTTAGCCACTAGCGATGCTCTGGTGCCTTCGTTCAGAGTTCTTGGTAGCGGGTTTATCTGGGCAAACAATGAGGCATTGAGCTCGGGGTGTTATATCGCAACTCCGAAAATTATTTGCcagatttttttatgaaatagtaGACAAACGACCAGACGGATCaactgatggtaagcgattaccgccgccccatacaaataaaaccccaagttttatttgtatggctgggcctttaGGAGGCTATCACCTGTATCACTGGTGAAACATGTTGAACGGCAACAATGACAGCACTGCCGTACGCAGAGTGATTATGGATGTTCACAGTGAGGGTGATTTCGTACCTGTGGAACGACGTTATTTATTAAGATTACCAATCTCTA
Above is a window of Cydia fagiglandana chromosome 18, ilCydFagi1.1, whole genome shotgun sequence DNA encoding:
- the LOC134673073 gene encoding uncharacterized protein LOC134673073, coding for MFHAFVVSLYLSATLTIVTGEPPHFRILAPEFVCPKDDTGPADIDNTIITLRTSADAKLDMRWTVRWTPLPAPSQRFTLILWRATRELEKKLNGPQKEPYVYVIENDELLSGVDYKFNVTASNPDGEETTKTFHINNVKGDQLLENLEGRTDMLSIMLVGGQETYADVEFMMDALVTTCHPTQDYYFEWSAESAGHKIAASPGGRLELPAYSLRAGLTYIVTCRVVSSAGELITQNSLPLTVLQRTFEVYLSIDYLKISVFTAFTLESIVLNHDYFGDTLAYQWACSYEGEACTFFKSMDSGTLNLERGLPAAGKYEITLTVNIHNHSAYGSAVIVAVQHVSPVIQINPLPRTLNEGTRASLVANASDVTPTCSLTWYFASEEYLESQKHVLNDTCQDCQHGVPLTETLTIFSLEENFLYYLTDFSNETEWRQITAEMPAAAGRARFVVECGCTHILDCESEGTVYADVFFKINGIPRANNVMVTPDTGTALKTLFRISTLAVVDGDTPLYYTFRCRVGVNSSLVLGAFADHLAVETFLPFMEHGVEVWVEVCDVLGACSHSATKVVDLLTGDGVSVDELLQDVHAHIRRCELMQLQRVSVAAIVTYENADHTQASINFCTNVLSILPSTQEEHCLKTKPDRYEAFLMQLTEVGCDASHLRLDSENESDLY